Within Micromonospora narathiwatensis, the genomic segment TCCAGGTGGATCTCCCCGCCGCTGCGGCCGAAGCCCCGCGCCGTCCAGGTGAGCACGGCGTACCCGTGGCCGGCCAGGTCCTCCGCGTCGGCGCGGACCGACTCCTTGGTGCCGCCGAAGCCGTGCGCCAACAGCACCGCCGGGACCCGGTGCCGGGCCGAGGCGTCGCGCGGCAGATAGAGCGTGGTGTCCAGGTCGACCGGCTGGTCGCCGGCCGGTCCGGAGCGGACGGTCACCAGCGCCGACTCGGTCCGGAACCCGGGCCGCTGCGGCCGGGCCGCCCAGGCCACGGCGGCGGCCACCAGGACGACCGCCACCGCCCCGGCGACGACCCGGCGGCGGCGGGTGGCCAGGGCACGCCGGATCCGCGCGGCGGCGAGCGGTGATCTCATGCGGCACACGGTACGGCTCGAACCCTGTGTGGTACCTGAGATCCGCCGTACGGCCGTCCGGCTGCCTCGTTCGGCGGGTGGATCCGGTCGACCGTGGAACGCCGAGCGCATTCCGGCGAACGGAATTCTGATCGCGTGAATTCACGCCTACGCCCGCAAAACGCCACCGATCCGGCTATCTCGGCGACCGTCGCAAACCGCTGCGTGGTCACCGCACAACGAGCCGTGACACAGCCCGAAGTGACGCTAAGCCGACTCGGCGCGGGCCGTCACGCCTCGCGTGGGTCCGCTAACTTCCGGTCCGTTGCAAAGGATTGCGCACGCAGTCAGTCCAGACCGACCCCGTCATGAAGGACCATCACGGTGACCAGCCCCTTCCGGCACGACAACGTCGAGCGGCAGCGCCCCGCCGGGGCACCCAGCCCCGAGGCCCGCACCTTCCACTGGCTGCTCGACTCGTTCACCTCCAGCACGGCCGGGGTGGTGGAGGCGATAGCGGTCTCCGCCGACGGGCTGCTGATCGCCACGTCGGGCAGCAAGGACCGGTCCAACGCGGAACGGCTGGCCGCCGTCGTCTCCGGCATGACCAGCCTCGCCGGGGGCGCCGCGAAGTGGTACGCGCTGGGCGCCCTCAACCGGGTGATCGTGGACATGGCCGAGGGGTACCTGCTGATCGGCGCGATCAGCAGCGGCTCGGTGCTCGGCGTGGTCGCCGACCGCTCGGCGAACCTCGGCACCGTGGCGTACGAGATGACGCTCTTCGCCGGCCAGGCCGGCGGGACGCTGAGCCCGCGGCTGATCAACGAGCTGAAGAACGCCGTACCGCCACCCGTGGCGGACCGGGCGGGCCGGGCGAAGGGAGCCTGAACCCACCGCCGAGCCGACCCCTGGCCAGGGCAGGGCTGACCGGGCGGACGCGCGTCCC encodes:
- a CDS encoding roadblock/LC7 domain-containing protein, with amino-acid sequence MTSPFRHDNVERQRPAGAPSPEARTFHWLLDSFTSSTAGVVEAIAVSADGLLIATSGSKDRSNAERLAAVVSGMTSLAGGAAKWYALGALNRVIVDMAEGYLLIGAISSGSVLGVVADRSANLGTVAYEMTLFAGQAGGTLSPRLINELKNAVPPPVADRAGRAKGA